Proteins encoded together in one Planctomyces sp. SH-PL14 window:
- a CDS encoding quinol:electron acceptor oxidoreductase subunit ActD translates to MERNADQRGGAGDGSGPVVGVLAEFTGPHELVRAANIIRVEGFTRIDAFSPFPIHGIDAALGIRPTRLPWIVLTVGLLGGCGGLLMQWWMNAVDYPFLISGKPIFSLPANIPVTFEVIVLTSAFATFLGMLGLNGLPKHSNPLLEVDRFRRATDDRFFLYIAADDPRFAGTNVVELFRRAGAVRIDEVPPSVSSNRLPGVVRGGIAILLALALIPPALIAWARNTTSEAPRIDFFSDMDSQNDRPGPQHRSPYFADGRAMRPQVAGTVAVGDLHDNDALYRGYLPKDGGNAAAAAAPAAPADPNAPPPEPDYVTDFPVEVTEARMLRGQSRFNIYCAPCHGLVGQGDGLVAQRAGELQEPTWLPPTNLTTDVVAAQPVGKLFDTITNGRRKMAGYAAQITPDDRWSIVLYVRALQRSQKATLKDVPADEATILNNRK, encoded by the coding sequence TTGGAACGAAATGCCGATCAGCGGGGGGGAGCCGGAGATGGCTCGGGCCCGGTCGTCGGCGTCCTCGCGGAGTTCACCGGGCCGCATGAACTGGTCCGCGCCGCGAACATCATCCGCGTGGAAGGCTTCACGCGGATCGACGCCTTCAGCCCGTTCCCGATCCACGGCATCGATGCCGCCCTCGGCATCCGCCCGACGCGGCTCCCCTGGATCGTCCTGACCGTCGGCCTCCTAGGCGGCTGCGGCGGACTCCTGATGCAGTGGTGGATGAACGCGGTCGACTACCCGTTCCTCATCAGCGGCAAGCCGATCTTCAGCCTCCCGGCCAACATCCCGGTCACGTTCGAAGTCATTGTCCTGACGAGCGCCTTCGCGACGTTCCTGGGAATGCTCGGCCTCAATGGCCTCCCGAAGCATTCGAACCCGCTCCTCGAAGTCGACCGGTTCCGCCGGGCGACCGACGACCGGTTCTTCCTGTACATCGCGGCCGACGATCCCCGCTTCGCCGGGACGAACGTGGTGGAGCTCTTCCGCCGGGCCGGCGCGGTCCGGATCGACGAGGTCCCGCCGTCGGTCTCCTCGAACCGCCTCCCGGGCGTCGTCCGCGGCGGGATCGCGATCCTGCTTGCCCTGGCTCTCATTCCGCCGGCCCTGATCGCCTGGGCTCGGAACACGACCTCCGAGGCGCCGCGGATCGACTTCTTCTCGGACATGGACTCCCAGAACGACCGTCCCGGTCCGCAGCACCGCTCGCCGTACTTTGCGGACGGCCGGGCGATGCGGCCGCAGGTCGCCGGGACCGTCGCGGTCGGCGATCTCCATGACAACGACGCCCTCTACCGCGGCTACCTGCCGAAGGACGGCGGAAACGCGGCGGCTGCTGCGGCCCCGGCCGCTCCCGCGGATCCCAACGCCCCGCCGCCGGAACCGGACTACGTCACGGACTTCCCGGTCGAAGTGACCGAGGCCCGGATGCTCCGCGGCCAGTCGCGGTTCAACATCTACTGCGCTCCGTGCCACGGTCTCGTCGGCCAGGGGGACGGTCTCGTTGCCCAGCGGGCCGGCGAACTGCAGGAGCCGACCTGGCTCCCGCCGACGAACCTCACGACCGACGTCGTCGCCGCCCAGCCGGTCGGAAAACTGTTCGACACGATCACCAACGGCCGCCGCAAGATGGCCGGATACGCCGCCCAGATCACGCCGGACGACCGGTGGTCCATCGTCCTCTACGTCCGGGCCCTCCAGCGGAGCCAGAAGGCAACGCTCAAGGATGTTCCGGCGGACGAGGCGACGATCCTCAACAACCGCAAGTAA
- the nrfD gene encoding NrfD/PsrC family molybdoenzyme membrane anchor subunit translates to MASMLTAPVDTTFEDPTRRAPLVTGDHDYHSVTDTVVGIAEHKTPLAWYIAFAISSSFTLLLFSCIAYLIYRGVGVWGNNSPVFWAWDIVNFVFWVGIGHAGTLISAILFLFRQNWRTSINRFAEAMTIFAVCCAGIFPAVHVGRVWFAYWLFPLPSSRLDMWPNFRSPLLWDVFAVSTYATVSLLFWYMGLIPDLATFRDKTKSKTKQFIYGLLALGWTGSARHWHRYEKAYVLLAALATPLVLSVHTVVSFDFATAQLPGWHATIFPPYFVAGAVFSGFAMVITLMVPAREWFGLKDFVTLRHLENMCKVILATGCMVGFAYGIEFFIAWYGGNPYEGFTFMNRAFGPYAWAYWTMVSCNVIAPQFFWSKKIRTSPWLMVLICIFVNIGMWFERFVIIVTSLSRDFLPSSWGYYSPTWVDICMFAGSFGLFFTLFLLFCRYLPIVAISEVKGVMPAPADTHDHHHGAHHGHGTAGTAGSSPAAAH, encoded by the coding sequence ATGGCATCGATGCTGACAGCTCCCGTCGATACGACGTTTGAAGATCCGACCCGCCGGGCTCCCCTGGTGACGGGGGATCACGACTACCACTCCGTGACCGACACGGTCGTGGGGATCGCCGAGCACAAGACTCCGCTGGCGTGGTACATCGCGTTCGCGATCTCGAGCTCGTTCACGCTGCTCCTGTTCTCGTGCATCGCCTACCTGATCTATCGCGGGGTCGGGGTGTGGGGGAACAACAGCCCGGTCTTCTGGGCGTGGGACATCGTGAACTTCGTGTTCTGGGTCGGCATCGGCCACGCCGGAACGCTGATCTCGGCGATCCTGTTCCTCTTCCGCCAGAACTGGCGGACGAGCATCAACCGCTTTGCCGAAGCGATGACGATTTTCGCCGTCTGCTGTGCGGGGATCTTCCCGGCGGTGCACGTCGGACGCGTCTGGTTCGCCTACTGGCTCTTCCCGCTGCCGTCGAGCCGCCTCGACATGTGGCCCAATTTCCGCAGCCCGCTCCTGTGGGACGTGTTCGCGGTCAGCACCTACGCCACCGTGTCGCTCCTGTTCTGGTACATGGGACTGATTCCCGACCTGGCGACCTTCCGCGACAAGACCAAGAGCAAGACCAAGCAGTTCATCTACGGCCTCCTGGCCCTTGGCTGGACCGGCTCGGCCCGCCACTGGCACCGCTATGAGAAGGCCTACGTCCTCCTCGCGGCTCTCGCGACGCCGCTGGTGCTCTCGGTCCACACGGTCGTGAGTTTCGACTTCGCGACCGCCCAGCTCCCCGGCTGGCACGCCACGATCTTCCCGCCGTACTTCGTCGCCGGGGCCGTGTTCAGCGGCTTCGCGATGGTGATCACGCTGATGGTCCCGGCCCGCGAATGGTTCGGCCTGAAGGACTTCGTGACGCTGCGGCACCTCGAGAACATGTGCAAGGTGATCCTGGCGACCGGCTGCATGGTCGGCTTCGCCTACGGGATCGAGTTCTTCATCGCCTGGTACGGCGGCAACCCGTACGAAGGCTTCACGTTCATGAACCGGGCCTTCGGTCCCTACGCCTGGGCGTACTGGACGATGGTCAGCTGCAACGTCATCGCTCCGCAGTTCTTCTGGAGCAAGAAGATCCGGACCAGCCCCTGGCTGATGGTCCTGATCTGCATCTTCGTCAACATCGGGATGTGGTTCGAGCGGTTCGTGATCATCGTCACTTCGCTCAGCCGCGACTTCCTCCCGTCGAGCTGGGGTTACTACTCGCCGACGTGGGTCGACATCTGCATGTTCGCCGGGAGCTTCGGGCTGTTCTTCACCCTGTTCCTCCTGTTCTGCCGGTACCTCCCGATCGTCGCGATCTCCGAAGTCAAGGGGGTCATGCCGGCTCCGGCGGATACCCACGATCACCACCACGGGGCCCATCACGGCCACGGGACGGCGGGAACAGCGGGGAGCTCTCCCGCTGCGGCTCACTGA